In the SAR86 cluster bacterium genome, AAGTTCTGGGTTGGACTGGAGAGGATATAGGCTCTTTGCGGCCCTATGGCATGTGGTTAGGAGGATTGATAGGTTTATCTGCAGGTTTATTAACTATCTATATTTCAAAAAGATTTCTTCTACTATTTTTTATTACCGGACAAGCTTTTATCTTTCTCGCGGTAAGTAGTTTTAGTGCTGAGACTTCTGATCTGATTTCATCAATAGCTATCATAGGTGTAGATGCAGTTGACGCAGGATGGTCAGTTCTAATATTTTCTATTTTAATGGCACTTTGTACTTCAAATACCAGCGCGACTAACTTTGGGATTTTTATGGGTTTTGGGAATATATCCATGTTGATAGGAAACAACATCGCTCCCCTAATTTTAGGTTCAGGAGATTATAGCTTTGCTTTTATAATTGCTGCTTTAACGCTAATTCCTTGTTGGCTTTGTGGTTACTATTTAACTAAGACTTAATCAAATTTTCTTTTATCAAATCTTACAAGTAGATTTGGGAATAGAAAGAAATCAATAATTAGCGCGAAAACAAAAGCGAGTATAGAAAACTGGGCAAAATTATGCACTGGAAGAAAGCTTACAAGATGCAGAACTGAGAAGCCTAGAGCTAGAATGACTGTCATAGCTATTAAAGCAAAGCCAACCGCCTCAAAGGCATATAGCACTGCATCTTCTGGACTCTTATTCAGTTCTTGCCTTGCTAAATCATATTTACTGAGAAGGTGTACTGTGAAGTCAACGATGATACCCAAAGTAGAACCCATTCCAACTGCGACCATGAAATCTATTTGACCGTCTATGATTGCCCAGATACCGAAAGCACTCGCAATTGGAAGGATATTAGGAAAAGATGAAAGAAATCCAAAATAAGCTGATCTAAAGAAAAATCCTATTACAGTTATGATTAAGGCCATACCTATAGTCACACCAATCAATAAAGAGTTCACTACGGCTTCCATCAAGTAGACAAAAATAACTCTGAATCCAGCAGGCTTTGAAATCGTGCTTTCAAGATTGTTATCCTTAAGATATGTAGAAACCTTTTTATCAAATACAAGATATTCTTTAGAGGTCATTTCTCTTAATGTTGCAGCTATCCTAGTAGAGCCTCTATCTTGGCTTATCGAGGTATTAAGATCCAGCCCCATAGGAAGAGACATTTCATAGAAGAAGAGGTATTGAGAGGATAACTCTTGATCTTCAGGTATAACTTTCATCTCTAAATCATCTCCATGCATGCTTTTGTTGAGTGATTTCATTGTTCTTGCTAGAGATGTAACATGAGTAACTTCATTTTGTTTCTCTAGCCACATGGAAAAATTATCAAGGCTTTCAAGAAATTCTGGATTTGAAACACTGCCATTATCAGACGTAGCCTTGAAACTAATGGGGAAGCTTGCTCCAAGCTTTTTATCTAGCCATAAAACATCGGGTCCAAAGCTAGTGTATTTCTCTGAATACATTTGAGTAGGATTCATATCTAACTTATTCATAGGAATTAATAAAATCATTAGTAAGCTAGACAAAGGAATTATCAAAAGAAAAGCCTTTTTATTTGACAGACTAAAAATTGCAATCTTTCTAGACAAGTTAACTTGTTGTTGAGTTGATTTCGGAATTTTTACGTTTAAAAATGATATGAGAGGAGCGATAAAAAAGATTGTGTAAAAGAATGCAAATAAAACACCAATAGAAATGCCATTACCGAGATCCCTTAAAGGCTCCACATCAAGAGCATTGAATGACAAAAATCCAATACAAGTAGTAACTGTAGTCAGAAAAAGAGGTTGAAGATTCAATTCTAAACTTTTTATCATTGAGTTTTTACTAGTTTCTCCTCTGTTGCGTTCCTGAAAATAGATCGCAAAAAGATGAATGCAGTCAGCTAGTGCAAGGGTAATAATTAAAACTGGGTAAGTAATTACCATTTGATTAAGCGCATTACCCAAAAGACCGACTGAACCGAAGGTTGATCCAATTGTGAGGATGATGACTCCAAAGGTCGAAAAAACTGCAGCAAGACTCCTTAGTACAAATAATATAGACAAGAAAATAACTAAAAACATTAGACTCATGACCGGTGGTATTTCTGCCTCAAGCATTTTTGGATCCATATATTCCTGATAAGGATTGCCTAATATTCTTATGTCTAGTTCAGGATTTTCTTTCTTAGCCTTATCAAGATATTCCAGAACATAATCAATAGTCACTTCTAGGTTTGCCTCCTTATT is a window encoding:
- a CDS encoding MMPL family transporter, with the translated sequence MNKKVLARLIIEYRKLSIVLCIALFLGLSQGLSKLTFNPDLETFFPKGHPATELKEDIDDTFLPTDSLIIAISGGKETIFKKETLNVIEKLTELSWTTPFSVRVDSLTNFSYVRSVDDDLLVEPFIENALLLTDQEIKEKSLLVEGEEAIYGSVISKDKRTSIINLVIDPPQPNKEANLEVTIDYVLEYLDKAKKENPELDIRILGNPYQEYMDPKMLEAEIPPVMSLMFLVIFLSILFVLRSLAAVFSTFGVIILTIGSTFGSVGLLGNALNQMVITYPVLIITLALADCIHLFAIYFQERNRGETSKNSMIKSLELNLQPLFLTTVTTCIGFLSFNALDVEPLRDLGNGISIGVLFAFFYTIFFIAPLISFLNVKIPKSTQQQVNLSRKIAIFSLSNKKAFLLIIPLSSLLMILLIPMNKLDMNPTQMYSEKYTSFGPDVLWLDKKLGASFPISFKATSDNGSVSNPEFLESLDNFSMWLEKQNEVTHVTSLARTMKSLNKSMHGDDLEMKVIPEDQELSSQYLFFYEMSLPMGLDLNTSISQDRGSTRIAATLREMTSKEYLVFDKKVSTYLKDNNLESTISKPAGFRVIFVYLMEAVVNSLLIGVTIGMALIITVIGFFFRSAYFGFLSSFPNILPIASAFGIWAIIDGQIDFMVAVGMGSTLGIIVDFTVHLLSKYDLARQELNKSPEDAVLYAFEAVGFALIAMTVILALGFSVLHLVSFLPVHNFAQFSILAFVFALIIDFFLFPNLLVRFDKRKFD